One Microbacter margulisiae genomic window carries:
- the hisB gene encoding bifunctional histidinol-phosphatase/imidazoleglycerol-phosphate dehydratase HisB: MTPLLFIDRDGTILVEPPVTYQVDRLDLLEFYPKVIRNLYLIRTKSDFRFVMVSNQDGLGTDAYPQAAFDLVQQKMLQCLSNEGIGFDAIHIDPSLPEENSPNRKPRTGMLQEYMTGDYDLSASYVIGDRITDVQMARNIGCKAILLQEPESALPLLKAEQLDEFCVLCTTDWDRISSLLLAGQRVAEISRQTRETDISIRLNLDGSGKTEISTGLGFFDHMLEQIGKHAGVDLTIRVKGDLEVDEHHTIEDTALALGEAFAKALGDKRGVERYGFCLPMDDSLCQVAIDFGGRPWLVWKAEFKREKIGEMPTEMFFHFFKSLSDAAKMNLNIQAEGDNEHHKIEGIFKAFARAVKMAIRRDIFSQELPSTKGML; the protein is encoded by the coding sequence ATGACCCCATTACTGTTTATCGATCGCGATGGCACCATATTGGTTGAACCTCCTGTTACGTATCAAGTTGACCGGTTGGATTTACTTGAGTTTTATCCTAAAGTGATCCGTAACCTGTATTTGATCCGTACAAAGAGTGATTTTCGTTTCGTTATGGTAAGCAATCAGGATGGATTGGGAACCGACGCCTATCCGCAGGCTGCCTTTGATTTGGTGCAGCAGAAAATGTTGCAATGTCTTTCCAATGAAGGAATCGGGTTTGACGCCATTCACATTGATCCATCGTTGCCTGAGGAAAACTCACCGAACCGGAAGCCACGTACGGGAATGCTTCAGGAATATATGACCGGCGATTATGATTTGTCTGCTTCGTATGTTATCGGCGATCGTATCACCGATGTGCAGATGGCCCGCAATATAGGTTGTAAGGCGATTTTGTTGCAGGAACCTGAAAGCGCTTTGCCGTTATTGAAAGCAGAACAATTGGATGAATTTTGCGTTTTATGCACAACTGATTGGGATCGGATTTCCTCTTTGTTACTGGCCGGTCAGCGTGTAGCCGAAATTAGCCGTCAAACCAGGGAAACGGATATTTCCATCCGTTTGAATCTGGATGGGTCGGGCAAAACAGAAATTTCGACGGGATTGGGTTTCTTTGATCATATGTTGGAACAAATCGGAAAACATGCCGGCGTTGATCTTACGATTCGTGTAAAGGGAGATTTGGAAGTAGACGAACATCATACGATTGAGGATACGGCGTTGGCCCTGGGAGAAGCTTTTGCCAAGGCTTTGGGAGACAAACGGGGCGTTGAGCGTTATGGTTTTTGTTTACCGATGGATGACTCCTTATGTCAGGTTGCCATTGATTTCGGAGGTCGTCCCTGGTTGGTTTGGAAAGCTGAGTTTAAGCGTGAAAAGATAGGGGAGATGCCTACCGAAATGTTTTTCCATTTTTTCAAGTCCCTGAGTGATGCTGCCAAAATGAACCTGAATATTCAGGCTGAAGGTGACAACGAACATCATAAGATTGAGGGTATTTTCAAAGCGTTTGCGCGTGCCGTCAAGATGGCTATCCGCCGTGATATTTTCAGTCAGGAATTGCCTTCAACGAAAGGAATGCTATAG
- the ybeY gene encoding rRNA maturation RNase YbeY, producing MIQYLSEDISSPVFLRRKVTAWIKRVAANHGKKIGDISYLFCNDEKIITINRQYLHHDYYTDIITFDSSDGQILNGDLFISLDTVASNAKEYNTPVQQELYRVMIHGILHLCGIDDQTDKDQELMTTEENKALQLIDF from the coding sequence ATGATTCAATATCTTTCCGAAGACATATCAAGTCCCGTATTTCTCCGTCGCAAAGTCACGGCATGGATCAAAAGGGTTGCAGCGAACCACGGAAAAAAGATCGGCGACATCTCTTATCTGTTCTGCAATGATGAAAAAATCATCACTATCAACCGGCAATATTTACACCACGACTACTATACCGACATCATCACTTTTGATTCATCCGATGGGCAAATCTTGAACGGTGACCTTTTCATTAGCCTTGACACAGTGGCGTCCAACGCAAAAGAATATAACACACCTGTTCAACAGGAACTTTACCGTGTCATGATTCACGGCATACTACACCTTTGTGGCATTGATGATCAAACGGATAAAGATCAAGAGCTTATGACAACAGAAGAAAACAAGGCCCTACAGCTCATTGATTTTTAA
- a CDS encoding BT0820 family HAD-type phosphatase — MIIAVDFDGTIVEHAYPKIGKEIPFAIDVLKRLQREEYHQLILWSVREGTLLDEAVAFCRSRGLEFYAVNSNYPEEDHREGTAPRKLAADMFIDDRNLGGLPDWGIIYRMIKFGETREEAADSASTEYRKKKKRNLLNRIGNRL, encoded by the coding sequence ATGATTATAGCGGTTGATTTTGACGGAACAATTGTTGAACATGCCTATCCTAAAATTGGGAAAGAAATTCCTTTTGCTATTGATGTTTTAAAGAGATTACAACGGGAAGAATATCATCAGTTAATTTTATGGTCAGTACGTGAAGGAACGCTGTTGGATGAGGCTGTTGCTTTTTGCCGTTCGCGCGGGCTTGAATTTTATGCTGTCAATAGCAATTATCCAGAAGAAGATCACAGAGAAGGAACAGCCCCCCGGAAGTTGGCTGCGGATATGTTTATTGATGATCGCAACCTGGGAGGTTTGCCTGATTGGGGTATTATTTACCGGATGATCAAATTTGGGGAAACCCGTGAAGAGGCTGCCGATAGTGCAAGTACGGAATATAGGAAGAAAAAGAAACGTAATTTGTTAAATCGTATTGGTAACAGGTTGTAA
- a CDS encoding PEP/pyruvate-binding domain-containing protein codes for MKNVNIKKLYFKDTSFADLMNKRIYNILLIASAYDSFMLEEDGRVDEQIFNEYVSLDLRYPPRITLVNNEEDAFRMLKERSFELIISMPAGEHSDTFDIAKRIKELCPQIPIIVLTPFSRGVSRRFAHEDLSAIDYVFSWLGNADLLLAIIKLIEDRMNVEYDVAKVGVQVILFVEDSVRFYSSMLPILYKLVFKQSRSFMTEALNEHEQMLRMRGRPKIVLARSYEEAMKLYRQYKNHLLGVITDVSFNRSGVKNKYAGISLCEDMRLEDPHIPIIMQSSDGDNAEYAEQFGAVFLNKGSKTLHRELEDAVIESFGFGDFVFKDPHTGQEVKRITMLKELQESIFTIPDDSLYYHVSRNHISRWLYSRAMFPLAEFLKRISIEPGDNLQDVRRIIFEAIVDYRRIKNRGVVALFERDRFDEYSKFARIGEGSMGGKGRGLAFLDAMVKRTIEDDDFPDASITVPRTVVLCTDLFSDFMAKNNLYEIALQDLPDDEILDHFLKAQLSNDVMEDIQAFLASISGPVAIRSSSLLEDSHYQPFAGIYATYMVPHSPENQSLTLLAVRDAIKAVYASVFYRDSKAYLKSTRNVIDEEKMAIVMQEVCGTSYGSRFYPSFSGVARSLNFYPIGHEKAEEGVAHVGLGLGKYIVEGGMNLRFSPAHPKSVLQTSTLQMTLHETQTFFYALDLHSASFTPQVDDGFNLLKLKIKDAEEDGSLLYLASTYDPQAETLYDGVYPGGRKVITFANILKHDVFPLAPILKRILQTGQREMGRAIEIEFAVNLHPKPTFYLLQIRPIVDSNEWVDEDITNVADEETLVNCYKALGQGVVNDVHDVVYVKPQDFDAEHNPLIVGEIDEINRRLLSDDKGYVLVGPGRWGSNDPWLGIPVKWPQISAARVIVESGLHHYRVDPSQGTHFFQNLTSFGVGYFTVNPYMNDGFVDFDFLDKQKAVEETQFIRHVRFECPVVIKMDGRKNRGVVLNPECKHSGSIKNQ; via the coding sequence ATGAAAAACGTCAACATCAAAAAGCTTTATTTTAAAGATACTTCGTTTGCCGATTTGATGAACAAACGGATTTATAATATTCTGCTTATTGCCAGTGCATATGATTCTTTTATGCTGGAGGAAGATGGGCGGGTTGATGAACAGATTTTTAATGAGTATGTGTCGCTTGATTTGCGCTATCCTCCTCGCATTACATTGGTAAACAACGAGGAAGATGCATTTCGTATGTTGAAGGAGCGTTCTTTTGAATTGATTATTTCCATGCCGGCGGGTGAACATAGCGATACGTTTGATATTGCCAAGCGTATTAAGGAGTTATGCCCTCAAATTCCTATTATCGTGCTTACCCCTTTTTCGCGGGGTGTTTCGCGACGTTTTGCCCATGAGGATCTGAGCGCTATTGATTATGTGTTTAGTTGGTTGGGCAACGCTGATCTTTTACTGGCTATTATTAAGCTGATTGAGGATCGTATGAATGTGGAATACGATGTTGCGAAAGTGGGCGTTCAGGTTATTTTATTTGTAGAAGACTCGGTCCGTTTTTACTCATCAATGTTGCCGATTCTGTATAAGCTCGTTTTCAAACAATCGCGCTCCTTTATGACAGAGGCGCTTAACGAACATGAGCAGATGTTGCGGATGCGTGGCCGTCCGAAGATTGTTTTAGCGCGTTCGTATGAGGAAGCCATGAAACTCTATCGTCAGTATAAAAACCATTTGCTGGGTGTAATTACGGATGTCAGCTTTAACCGGTCAGGCGTAAAAAACAAATATGCCGGTATCAGTTTATGTGAAGACATGCGGCTGGAAGATCCGCATATCCCGATTATCATGCAATCTTCGGATGGAGACAATGCTGAATATGCGGAACAATTCGGGGCTGTTTTCCTGAATAAAGGATCTAAAACGTTGCATAGGGAACTTGAAGATGCAGTGATAGAAAGTTTTGGGTTTGGCGATTTTGTTTTCAAGGATCCCCATACAGGACAGGAAGTAAAGCGGATTACGATGCTCAAAGAGTTGCAGGAATCCATTTTCACTATTCCCGATGATTCGCTCTATTATCATGTGTCGCGCAATCATATTTCCCGGTGGCTTTATTCCCGTGCTATGTTTCCGTTGGCGGAATTTCTGAAACGGATTTCGATAGAGCCGGGAGATAACCTGCAGGATGTACGGAGAATTATTTTTGAAGCCATTGTCGACTATCGTCGTATTAAGAACAGAGGTGTGGTGGCTTTGTTTGAACGCGATCGTTTTGATGAATATTCCAAATTTGCCCGCATTGGCGAAGGTTCGATGGGGGGCAAGGGCAGGGGCCTTGCGTTTCTGGATGCTATGGTGAAACGCACCATTGAAGATGATGATTTCCCTGATGCATCAATCACTGTGCCACGTACGGTGGTGTTGTGTACCGATTTGTTTTCAGATTTTATGGCAAAGAATAACCTGTACGAAATAGCGTTGCAGGATTTGCCTGATGATGAAATTCTGGATCATTTTCTTAAAGCGCAACTTTCTAACGATGTAATGGAAGATATCCAGGCATTTCTTGCATCCATTTCCGGGCCGGTGGCGATACGTTCTTCAAGTTTATTGGAAGATTCACATTACCAGCCGTTTGCCGGGATATATGCAACCTATATGGTGCCTCATTCCCCTGAAAACCAGTCGTTGACTCTTCTGGCAGTACGTGATGCCATTAAAGCCGTATATGCATCGGTATTTTATCGTGATAGCAAGGCTTACCTGAAATCGACACGCAACGTGATTGATGAGGAAAAAATGGCTATTGTGATGCAGGAAGTCTGCGGAACTTCATATGGTTCCAGATTTTATCCTTCATTTTCGGGCGTAGCCCGTTCATTAAACTTTTATCCTATTGGGCATGAGAAGGCTGAAGAAGGGGTGGCGCATGTGGGTTTAGGATTAGGAAAATACATAGTGGAAGGAGGCATGAATTTGCGTTTTTCTCCTGCGCATCCAAAAAGTGTACTTCAAACCAGTACGCTGCAAATGACGTTACATGAAACCCAGACATTCTTTTATGCTCTTGATTTGCACTCAGCTTCCTTTACGCCACAAGTTGATGACGGATTCAATCTGTTGAAACTGAAAATTAAAGATGCTGAAGAAGATGGTTCGTTGCTGTATCTTGCTTCAACGTACGATCCACAGGCGGAGACTCTTTATGATGGCGTTTATCCGGGAGGTCGCAAGGTCATTACGTTTGCCAATATTTTGAAACATGACGTTTTCCCGCTGGCTCCTATTCTGAAACGGATCTTACAAACCGGCCAGCGTGAGATGGGACGAGCCATTGAAATAGAGTTTGCTGTAAATTTACATCCCAAACCGACATTTTATTTATTACAGATTCGGCCGATTGTTGATTCCAACGAATGGGTGGACGAAGATATTACGAATGTAGCTGATGAGGAAACGTTAGTGAATTGTTACAAAGCTCTCGGTCAGGGTGTCGTAAATGATGTCCATGATGTGGTGTATGTGAAACCGCAGGATTTTGATGCCGAGCATAATCCATTAATTGTCGGTGAAATTGATGAAATAAACAGGCGATTGCTGTCGGATGATAAAGGCTATGTGCTGGTCGGGCCGGGACGCTGGGGCTCCAATGATCCATGGCTGGGAATTCCTGTGAAATGGCCCCAGATATCGGCTGCCCGTGTTATTGTGGAGTCAGGACTGCATCACTATCGGGTTGATCCGAGCCAGGGAACCCATTTCTTTCAAAACCTTACATCGTTTGGTGTAGGCTATTTTACTGTGAATCCTTATATGAACGATGGATTTGTCGATTTCGATTTTTTAGACAAGCAGAAAGCGGTGGAAGAGACCCAATTCATTCGTCATGTTCGTTTTGAATGTCCTGTGGTTATAAAAATGGATGGTCGCAAAAACCGGGGTGTTGTGTTGAATCCTGAATGTAAGCATTCCGGATCAATTAAAAATCAATGA
- the rsmG gene encoding 16S rRNA (guanine(527)-N(7))-methyltransferase RsmG, whose translation MIDLLRHYFPTLTTTQEDQFAALGDLYTDWNSKINVISRKDIDNLYERHILHSLAIDKVLHFKDGTKVLDFGTGGGLPGIPLAIVLPQVHFCLIDSIGKKIHVATEIANAIGLKNITFRHERGEEESGKYDFVVSRAVMPLGDLAKIVRKNIAQQQHNALPNGLITLKGGEVGAEVAPFKHKASVYKLSDYFDEPFFDTKKIVYLPL comes from the coding sequence ATGATTGACCTCCTCCGACACTATTTCCCAACGTTAACAACTACGCAGGAAGATCAGTTTGCTGCATTGGGCGACTTATATACCGACTGGAACAGTAAGATCAATGTCATCTCACGAAAAGACATTGACAATCTGTATGAACGCCACATCCTGCACTCATTAGCCATCGACAAGGTATTGCATTTCAAAGATGGAACCAAAGTGCTCGATTTCGGTACCGGAGGTGGTTTGCCCGGAATTCCGCTGGCCATTGTATTGCCTCAGGTTCATTTCTGTCTGATTGATTCCATCGGGAAAAAGATTCATGTTGCCACGGAGATTGCCAATGCGATTGGCCTGAAAAACATTACGTTCAGGCACGAACGCGGAGAAGAAGAATCAGGAAAATATGACTTTGTGGTAAGCCGTGCTGTCATGCCTCTTGGGGATCTGGCAAAGATTGTCAGAAAAAATATTGCACAACAACAACACAATGCGCTCCCCAACGGGTTAATCACTTTAAAAGGAGGTGAAGTTGGCGCCGAAGTTGCTCCATTTAAACATAAAGCATCTGTCTATAAACTATCTGACTATTTTGACGAGCCATTTTTTGACACAAAAAAAATTGTTTATCTCCCCCTGTAG
- a CDS encoding ArnT family glycosyltransferase has translation MKTKTFLFFLFVLLAVNMTGLFDTLFTGDSSLYALISKTMVTSHNYWNMYLNGRDWLDKPHMPFWICAASMQLLGISGFAYKLPSVLIFFIALLYTYLLAKRFYSKETAFLSVLILASSVHIVVSNNDTRAEAMLTTFVIGSVYHLFRLSEKFKLKHLLLGAVLSAAAIMTKGIFVLIILYSAVFGHLLWKKEYQRLFSFKWLLVFVLTLLFITPELYALYTQFDMHPEKVVFGRTHVSGIKFFLWGSQFGRFLDTGPIKGQGDIFFFFHTLLWAFAPWALLAYAGVGKGIGYIFKKRPLLEYVTIFGFLVMFVIFSISRFQLPYYTNILMPFLAIIVADFILTNKNNPRFVSFFTISQSIYIGLYVIVITLLLIYFRPVYWWITAFIFIGVVFSVLYFWLAESKRTYQFIYQSLNATIFFMLFMNLVFYPSLMTYQSGANAATYINQNLNEYPVYTNQEANLLEFYCHGTVTSLHDSLPDLKKPQIAIPMLCYADTAFIIRLEHKGYTCTELDSWDHFHITRLTKTFLNIATRPKAIDKRYLIFISDDSDTIPSHYY, from the coding sequence ATGAAAACAAAGACATTTCTATTTTTTCTTTTTGTGTTGCTGGCTGTCAACATGACAGGGCTTTTCGACACCCTTTTCACAGGCGACTCTTCCCTCTACGCCCTGATTTCGAAAACAATGGTGACTTCACACAATTATTGGAATATGTATCTCAACGGGAGAGACTGGCTGGACAAACCCCACATGCCCTTCTGGATCTGTGCCGCTTCCATGCAACTGCTCGGGATTAGCGGATTTGCATACAAATTGCCCTCTGTATTGATTTTCTTTATTGCCCTGCTATACACATACCTGCTGGCAAAGCGGTTTTACAGTAAAGAAACGGCATTCCTCTCCGTATTGATACTCGCGTCTTCCGTTCACATCGTTGTTTCGAACAATGACACGCGGGCTGAAGCTATGTTGACCACATTCGTCATAGGGAGCGTTTACCACCTGTTTCGCCTAAGTGAAAAATTCAAACTCAAACACCTTCTGCTGGGCGCTGTGTTAAGCGCGGCAGCCATTATGACAAAAGGAATTTTTGTGTTGATTATTTTATATTCGGCTGTATTCGGACATCTGTTGTGGAAAAAGGAGTATCAACGGCTTTTTTCTTTTAAATGGCTTTTAGTGTTTGTACTGACGCTTCTCTTCATTACTCCCGAATTATATGCTTTATACACACAATTTGATATGCATCCCGAAAAAGTGGTTTTCGGGCGAACACATGTATCGGGTATTAAATTCTTCTTATGGGGAAGCCAGTTTGGGAGGTTCTTAGACACCGGCCCTATTAAAGGGCAAGGAGATATCTTCTTTTTCTTCCATACACTTTTGTGGGCTTTTGCCCCATGGGCATTATTGGCCTATGCAGGCGTAGGGAAAGGCATCGGGTATATCTTCAAAAAACGTCCATTGCTCGAGTATGTAACAATTTTCGGCTTCTTGGTTATGTTTGTGATATTTTCCATATCACGGTTTCAATTGCCATATTACACCAACATTTTAATGCCGTTTTTGGCCATTATCGTTGCCGATTTCATCCTGACAAACAAAAATAATCCTCGTTTTGTCTCCTTTTTCACCATTTCGCAAAGCATCTATATTGGCTTGTACGTCATTGTCATTACGCTGTTGCTGATCTATTTTCGTCCGGTATATTGGTGGATAACGGCTTTCATATTTATTGGGGTCGTCTTTTCGGTGCTTTATTTCTGGTTGGCAGAAAGCAAACGAACATACCAATTTATATATCAATCGCTGAATGCCACTATTTTTTTCATGTTGTTCATGAACCTCGTATTCTATCCCAGTTTGATGACCTATCAATCGGGAGCAAACGCTGCAACTTATATTAATCAAAACCTCAACGAATATCCGGTTTACACCAATCAGGAAGCCAATTTACTGGAATTCTACTGTCATGGCACTGTAACGTCACTGCATGATTCACTGCCTGATCTGAAAAAGCCACAGATTGCCATCCCGATGTTATGCTATGCTGACACAGCATTCATCATCAGGCTTGAGCACAAAGGCTATACCTGTACAGAACTGGATTCGTGGGATCACTTCCATATTACACGGCTAACCAAAACATTCCTGAATATTGCCACCCGCCCTAAAGCGATTGACAAACGCTATCTGATTTTCATCTCTGATGATTCAGATACGATTCCTTCTCATTATTACTAA
- the ffh gene encoding signal recognition particle protein gives MFENLSDRLERSFKILKGQGTITEINVAETLKEIRKALIEADVNYKVAKTFTDDVKKKALGQNVLTSLQPGQLMVKIVHDELAQLMGGSSVDINLKGSPAVILMSGLQGSGKTTFSGKLANLLKSKRGKNPLLVACDIYRPAAIEQLKVIGGQINVPVYAEEGNMNAVQIAQHAVKFAKQNNHDLVIIDTAGRLAIDEQMMNEIANIKAAIQPQEILFVVDSMTGQDAVNTAKEFNERLNFDGVILTKLDGDTRGGAALSIRSVVTKPIKFVGTGEKMDALDTFYPERMADRILGMGDIVSFVERAQEMYDEEESRRLSKKLAKNQFDFNDFLSQLQQIKKMGNLKDIASMIPGVGKALKDVELDDNVFKSTESIIYSMTPYERERPDSLNGSRRQRIARGSGTSIQEVNRLLKQFDDMRKMMKMVSQNKMPGRKK, from the coding sequence ATGTTTGAAAATCTCAGCGATAGACTCGAAAGGTCATTTAAAATCTTAAAAGGACAGGGTACCATCACCGAAATTAACGTGGCCGAAACGTTGAAGGAGATTCGTAAGGCGTTGATTGAAGCTGACGTTAACTACAAAGTGGCAAAAACATTTACCGATGACGTTAAGAAGAAAGCGTTGGGACAGAATGTGCTTACTTCATTGCAGCCCGGACAGTTGATGGTAAAGATTGTACATGACGAACTGGCCCAGTTGATGGGAGGCTCAAGCGTTGATATCAATCTGAAAGGTTCACCGGCTGTTATTTTGATGTCTGGATTACAAGGCTCCGGTAAGACAACTTTTTCCGGGAAACTGGCAAACTTATTGAAATCAAAACGTGGAAAGAACCCTTTGCTGGTTGCCTGCGACATTTATCGTCCGGCTGCTATTGAGCAGTTGAAAGTGATCGGTGGACAGATTAATGTCCCTGTTTACGCGGAAGAAGGAAATATGAATGCGGTTCAGATAGCCCAGCATGCCGTCAAATTTGCAAAACAAAATAATCATGACCTGGTGATCATCGATACCGCGGGACGTTTGGCGATTGACGAACAGATGATGAACGAGATTGCCAATATCAAAGCTGCCATTCAACCTCAGGAAATATTGTTCGTCGTTGATTCCATGACGGGCCAGGATGCAGTGAACACCGCTAAAGAGTTTAACGAACGTCTGAATTTCGACGGCGTTATTCTTACCAAACTGGATGGTGATACCCGTGGCGGGGCAGCGCTTTCCATTCGCTCAGTAGTGACAAAGCCTATTAAATTTGTAGGAACGGGTGAAAAAATGGATGCTTTGGATACCTTCTATCCTGAACGTATGGCCGATCGTATTTTGGGAATGGGGGATATCGTTTCGTTTGTAGAACGCGCCCAGGAGATGTACGATGAGGAAGAGAGCCGTCGTTTGAGCAAGAAGCTGGCAAAAAACCAATTTGATTTTAATGATTTCCTTTCGCAATTGCAACAGATTAAGAAGATGGGAAACCTCAAAGATATTGCATCCATGATTCCAGGTGTTGGTAAGGCCCTGAAGGATGTCGAACTGGATGATAATGTATTTAAATCCACAGAATCTATCATTTATTCCATGACGCCTTATGAGCGGGAAAGGCCGGATAGTCTTAACGGTAGCCGGCGTCAGCGCATTGCCAGGGGAAGCGGCACTTCCATTCAGGAAGTCAATCGATTGCTGAAACAATTTGATGATATGAGGAAAATGATGAAAATGGTTTCTCAAAATAAAATGCCGGGACGTAAAAAATAG